From a single Vibrio tubiashii genomic region:
- the lpxA gene encoding acyl-ACP--UDP-N-acetylglucosamine O-acyltransferase, with translation MIHETAQIHPSAVIEGDVKIAANVTVGPFTYISGTIEIGEGTEVMSHVVIKGHTTIGKENRIFPHAVIGEENQDKKYGGEETTVVIGDRNVIREAVQIHRGTTQDKATTVIGNDNLLCVNAHIAHDVILGNHTHIGNNAILGGHVTVGDYAGVMALSAIHPFCNIGAYSYTGGCSAVVQDVLPYVLAQGNHATPFGLNLVGLKRNGFEKPEIRALQKAYKEIYRSGKTLEDAKASLVEMAKEFESIKPMLEMLEISERGIIR, from the coding sequence ATGATTCATGAAACGGCTCAAATTCACCCTTCTGCTGTCATTGAAGGTGATGTAAAAATCGCAGCGAATGTGACTGTTGGTCCATTCACCTATATCTCGGGAACGATCGAGATCGGTGAAGGTACTGAAGTGATGTCTCATGTTGTGATCAAAGGTCATACAACCATAGGTAAAGAGAACCGTATTTTCCCCCACGCTGTAATTGGTGAAGAAAACCAAGACAAGAAATATGGTGGAGAAGAGACTACGGTAGTGATCGGCGATCGCAACGTCATTCGTGAAGCGGTACAAATCCACCGTGGTACGACTCAAGATAAAGCAACCACCGTGATTGGTAACGATAACCTGCTGTGTGTTAACGCGCACATCGCTCATGACGTTATCCTTGGTAACCATACTCACATTGGTAACAATGCTATCCTTGGTGGTCACGTTACTGTCGGTGACTATGCCGGTGTTATGGCACTTTCTGCAATTCACCCATTCTGTAATATCGGTGCTTACTCATACACAGGCGGATGTTCTGCTGTTGTTCAAGATGTGCTTCCGTACGTACTTGCACAAGGCAACCATGCAACACCGTTTGGCCTAAACCTAGTGGGTCTTAAACGTAACGGTTTTGAGAAGCCAGAAATCCGTGCTTTGCAGAAAGCGTACAAAGAAATTTACCGTTCGGGTAAAACGCTTGAAGACGCAAAAGCAAGCCTAGTTGAAATGGCGAAAGAGTTTGAATCAATCAAACCTATGCTAGAGATGCTAGAGATTTCTGAGCGCGGTATTATTCGCTAA
- the lpxD gene encoding UDP-3-O-(3-hydroxymyristoyl)glucosamine N-acyltransferase gives MTTLSLAELATITGGELHGDATAVVTMVAPMDAAQEGHVTFLSNPKYAKHLAECKATLVMVKEAQRELCSGNVLVVDDPYVAFAKVAQALDTTPSPADEIAPSAVIAADAKLGNNVSIGANAVIESGVELGDNVVIGAGCFIGKNAKIGSNTKLWSNVSVYHQVSLGSDCLVQANTVIGADGFGYANEKGEWIKIPQLGSVRIGNRVEIGSCTTIDRGALDDTVIEDNVILDNQLQIAHNVHIGYGTAMAGGTIVAGSTKIGKYCIIGGGTVINGHIEIADGVTITGMGMVMRGIEEKGMYSSGIPLQPNKEWRKTAARVHRIDDMNKRLKALEKQLESDKDA, from the coding sequence ATGACAACTCTTTCTTTGGCCGAATTGGCTACGATTACTGGGGGCGAGCTACATGGTGACGCGACAGCCGTTGTCACTATGGTAGCGCCGATGGACGCTGCGCAGGAAGGTCATGTGACTTTCCTGTCCAATCCAAAATACGCCAAACATCTTGCTGAGTGTAAAGCGACACTTGTGATGGTGAAAGAAGCACAACGTGAGCTTTGTTCAGGTAATGTACTTGTGGTTGATGACCCTTACGTTGCTTTTGCTAAAGTAGCGCAAGCCCTTGATACTACACCATCGCCAGCCGATGAAATTGCTCCTTCAGCGGTCATTGCTGCTGATGCTAAATTGGGTAACAACGTTTCAATCGGTGCTAATGCCGTGATTGAATCGGGTGTCGAGCTAGGTGATAACGTTGTTATTGGCGCGGGCTGTTTTATTGGCAAGAATGCTAAGATCGGTAGTAATACCAAGCTGTGGTCAAATGTCTCGGTTTACCATCAAGTGTCACTTGGCTCAGACTGTCTGGTTCAAGCGAATACAGTGATTGGTGCTGACGGTTTTGGCTACGCCAATGAAAAAGGCGAGTGGATTAAGATCCCTCAGCTTGGCTCGGTGCGCATTGGTAATCGCGTAGAAATTGGTTCATGCACGACGATTGATCGCGGTGCGTTAGACGATACTGTGATTGAAGATAACGTCATTCTTGATAACCAGCTGCAAATCGCTCACAACGTACACATCGGATATGGTACGGCTATGGCGGGTGGTACGATTGTCGCGGGCAGTACTAAGATTGGTAAGTACTGTATTATTGGTGGTGGTACTGTGATCAATGGTCACATTGAGATTGCCGATGGCGTGACCATTACTGGTATGGGCATGGTCATGCGCGGCATTGAAGAGAAAGGCATGTACTCGTCTGGTATCCCACTACAGCCAAACAAAGAGTGGCGCAAAACAGCTGCACGTGTTCATCGTATTGATGACATGAATAAACGTCTTAAGGCGCTAGAAAAGCAGCTTGAGAGCGATAAAGACGCTTAG
- the fabZ gene encoding 3-hydroxyacyl-ACP dehydratase FabZ → MTTENKTMNITEIQELLPHRYPFLLIDRVIDFQEEKYLTAIKNVSVNEPQFTGHFPQLPVFPGVLILEAMAQATGLLAFKSFGAPSDNELYYFASVDGAKFRKPVVPGDQLVIEVEFLKERRGIAAFKGTAKVDGEVVCSAELKCARREF, encoded by the coding sequence TTGACTACTGAAAACAAAACGATGAACATCACTGAAATTCAGGAATTGTTGCCGCATCGCTACCCATTCTTACTAATTGATCGCGTGATTGATTTCCAAGAAGAGAAATACCTAACGGCGATTAAGAATGTTTCAGTGAATGAGCCTCAGTTTACAGGTCATTTCCCTCAACTACCTGTATTCCCAGGTGTACTGATCCTTGAAGCAATGGCACAGGCAACTGGTCTATTGGCATTCAAATCATTCGGTGCCCCTTCAGACAACGAGCTATACTATTTCGCAAGTGTAGACGGTGCTAAATTCCGTAAACCAGTGGTTCCAGGTGACCAACTGGTAATTGAAGTAGAGTTCTTAAAAGAGCGCCGTGGTATTGCTGCATTCAAAGGCACAGCAAAAGTTGACGGTGAAGTAGTATGTTCTGCTGAACTAAAATGTGCTCGTCGAGAGTTTTAA
- the rnhB gene encoding ribonuclease HII, whose protein sequence is MTKQNKELPPFEYPEGYLRIAGVDEVGRGPLVGDVVTAAVILDPNNPIEGLNDSKKLSEKKRLALLPEIKQKALAWSVGRCSPEEIDELNILQATMVAMQRAVAGLEVRPDLVLIDGNRCPELAMESQAVVKGDLRVAEISAASIIAKVVRDQEMEELDKLHPEFGFAKHKGYPTKAHFEAIEQHGVIDQHRKSFKPVKRALGIE, encoded by the coding sequence ATGACTAAACAAAACAAAGAATTGCCGCCTTTTGAATATCCTGAGGGATACCTTCGTATCGCTGGTGTTGATGAAGTAGGGCGCGGTCCTTTAGTCGGTGATGTGGTGACCGCTGCGGTCATTTTGGACCCGAATAATCCGATTGAAGGATTAAACGACTCGAAAAAGTTGTCTGAGAAGAAACGTCTGGCGTTATTGCCTGAAATTAAGCAAAAAGCGCTTGCTTGGTCGGTAGGTCGTTGTTCTCCAGAGGAAATTGATGAACTGAATATTCTTCAAGCCACTATGGTCGCGATGCAAAGAGCTGTAGCAGGCCTAGAAGTTCGACCCGATTTGGTATTGATTGATGGCAATCGTTGCCCTGAGTTAGCCATGGAATCTCAAGCGGTGGTTAAGGGAGATTTGCGTGTTGCGGAGATCAGTGCTGCTTCGATTATCGCCAAAGTGGTGCGTGACCAAGAAATGGAGGAGCTTGATAAGCTTCACCCTGAATTTGGTTTCGCTAAGCACAAAGGCTACCCAACCAAGGCGCACTTTGAAGCGATTGAACAACACGGCGTCATTGATCAGCATCGTAAGAGTTTTAAACCCGTTAAGCGTGCGCTTGGCATTGAGTAG
- the lpxB gene encoding lipid-A-disaccharide synthase encodes MEKPLRIGIIAGELSGDTLGEGFIKAIKAQYPDAEFVGIGGPKMIAQGCESLFDMEELAVMGLVEVLGRLPRLLKVKAQLVKYFSDNPPDVFVGIDAPDFNLRLELDLKKNGIKTVHYVSPSVWAWRPKRIFKIDAATDLVLAFLPFEKAFYDKYQVACEFVGHTLADAIPLVPDQQQARDLLGIEQNKQWLAVLPGSRGGEVGLIAEPFIQTCREIKQKHPDIGFVVAAVNDKRRQQFEEIWRSVAPELDFVIVQDTARNVITASDAVLLASGTVALECMLLKRPMVVGYKVNRLTGWLVQKLAITKYVSLPNILAGEELVKEFILDECDPEYLVPAVDKMLTSDNQELIDRFTDMHKLIRKDADVQAANAVLKLIGRDKQDD; translated from the coding sequence ATGGAAAAACCACTACGTATTGGCATTATTGCCGGCGAGCTGTCAGGAGATACTTTGGGTGAAGGCTTTATCAAAGCGATCAAAGCCCAATATCCAGATGCAGAGTTTGTTGGCATTGGTGGTCCGAAGATGATTGCTCAAGGCTGTGAGTCTCTGTTCGATATGGAAGAGCTCGCTGTTATGGGCTTGGTTGAAGTGTTGGGGCGACTACCAAGGCTGTTAAAAGTGAAAGCTCAGTTGGTAAAGTATTTTAGCGACAATCCACCGGATGTCTTTGTCGGTATTGATGCGCCAGATTTCAACTTACGCCTTGAACTTGATTTGAAGAAAAACGGCATCAAAACAGTGCATTATGTCAGCCCTTCTGTCTGGGCATGGCGTCCAAAACGTATTTTTAAAATTGATGCGGCGACCGATCTTGTGCTGGCCTTTTTACCGTTTGAAAAAGCCTTCTACGATAAGTACCAAGTGGCGTGTGAGTTTGTTGGTCATACCTTAGCGGATGCTATCCCGCTTGTACCGGATCAACAACAGGCGCGAGACTTACTTGGCATTGAGCAAAACAAGCAGTGGTTGGCTGTACTGCCTGGCAGCCGTGGTGGTGAAGTGGGCCTGATTGCGGAGCCCTTCATTCAAACCTGTCGTGAAATTAAGCAAAAGCATCCAGACATTGGCTTTGTCGTGGCTGCAGTGAATGATAAGCGTCGCCAGCAGTTTGAAGAGATATGGCGATCTGTGGCGCCAGAGCTCGATTTCGTCATTGTTCAAGATACGGCACGCAACGTTATCACTGCCTCAGATGCTGTGTTACTCGCCTCAGGTACCGTGGCACTAGAATGTATGTTGCTCAAGCGACCGATGGTGGTGGGTTATAAAGTTAATCGACTTACAGGTTGGTTGGTACAGAAACTGGCAATTACCAAATACGTTTCTTTGCCTAACATCTTGGCAGGAGAAGAGTTGGTGAAGGAATTTATTCTTGATGAATGTGATCCTGAGTACTTAGTTCCTGCCGTCGATAAGATGCTAACTAGTGATAACCAAGAACTTATCGACCGCTTTACTGATATGCACAAACTGATTCGCAAAGATGCCGATGTGCAAGCCGCTAACGCTGTACTTAAGCTCATCGGCAGAGATAAACAAGATGACTAA
- the bamA gene encoding outer membrane protein assembly factor BamA, with amino-acid sequence MAMKNILFATLLATSVSANGAENFVIQDIKIEGLQRVALGAALLKMPVRIGDSVDSQDVSEVIRALYATGNFEDIKVLRDNDVLVVQVKERPTIASISFSGNKAIKEEQLQQNLDASGIRVGEALDRTTLSTIEKGLEDFYYSVGKYNATVKAVVTPLPRNRSDLKFVFTEGVSAKIKQINFIGNEKFADEELLSRFELNVDVAWWNFLADDKYQKQVLAGDIEALKSYYLDRGYLKFQIDSTQVAISPDKKGVYITLGLNEGLPYTVEDVKFRGELLGKEAEFEQLVTFEPGETYNGSAVTSLEENVKRLLGEAGYAYPQVRTIPEFDDENQSVSLVVNVEAGKRIYVRDIRFVGNNATKDEVLRREMRQMEGSWLNSKSIETGKNRLNRLGYFETVDVQTVRVPGSEDQVDLVYNVKEANSGSINFGVGYGTESGISFQVGLQQDNFAGSGNRVGINAMMNDYQKNISLDYRDPYWNLDGVSLGGKIFYNQFEASEANIVDYTNESYGASLTWGFPFDELNRFEFGVGLTHNKIGNVPTYDQAQLFAQSIGQPNGDIITNDFDVNVSWTRNNLNRGYFPTAGNYQRAFAKATVPSSDAQYFKLQYDVRQYVPLTKKHEFTLLMRGRLGYGNGYGKTDGNDNLFPFYENYYAGGFTTLRGFRSNSAGPKAVYTVNGNPGSCNTDSCLTATDDSVGGNAIALASMELIVPTPFVSDDFRSQIRTSMFVDAASVWDTEFVYDPKYAGDRYYLDYSDPTNYRASYGAALQWMSPMGPLVFSIAKPIKSYEGDDEEFFTFTIGRTF; translated from the coding sequence ATGGCGATGAAAAATATTCTGTTTGCGACCCTGTTAGCGACAAGCGTGAGCGCAAACGGTGCCGAAAACTTTGTAATTCAAGATATTAAAATTGAAGGCTTACAGCGTGTGGCACTTGGTGCAGCGCTATTGAAAATGCCAGTACGTATTGGTGACTCTGTTGATAGCCAAGATGTCTCTGAGGTGATTAGAGCCCTGTATGCGACGGGTAACTTTGAAGACATTAAGGTACTTCGTGATAACGACGTGCTAGTTGTACAAGTCAAAGAGCGACCGACCATTGCCAGTATTTCATTTTCGGGCAACAAGGCAATCAAAGAAGAGCAGTTACAACAAAACCTCGATGCTTCCGGTATTCGTGTTGGTGAAGCGCTTGACCGTACAACGCTGTCGACAATTGAAAAAGGTCTAGAAGATTTCTACTACAGCGTGGGTAAGTACAATGCGACCGTTAAAGCGGTTGTGACGCCACTGCCTCGTAATCGTAGCGACCTGAAATTTGTCTTTACTGAAGGCGTATCTGCCAAGATCAAGCAAATCAACTTTATCGGCAATGAAAAATTTGCTGACGAAGAGCTGCTAAGCCGATTTGAGCTAAATGTGGATGTGGCATGGTGGAACTTCCTTGCTGACGACAAGTACCAGAAGCAAGTTCTTGCGGGTGATATCGAAGCGCTGAAATCCTACTACCTAGACCGCGGTTATCTTAAGTTTCAAATTGACTCAACTCAGGTTGCGATCTCGCCAGACAAAAAAGGTGTTTACATCACGCTTGGCTTGAACGAAGGACTGCCTTACACCGTTGAGGATGTGAAATTCCGTGGTGAGCTGCTGGGTAAAGAAGCTGAGTTTGAACAGTTAGTGACGTTTGAGCCGGGTGAAACCTACAACGGCTCAGCGGTAACAAGCCTAGAAGAAAACGTTAAGCGACTGTTAGGCGAAGCGGGTTACGCATACCCTCAAGTACGTACTATCCCTGAGTTCGATGATGAAAACCAATCGGTATCACTGGTGGTCAACGTTGAAGCGGGTAAACGTATTTATGTACGCGATATTCGTTTTGTGGGTAACAATGCTACCAAAGATGAAGTTCTGCGTCGTGAAATGCGTCAGATGGAAGGCAGCTGGTTAAACTCTAAATCGATCGAAACCGGTAAGAACCGTCTTAACCGTTTAGGTTACTTCGAAACCGTAGACGTACAAACTGTGCGTGTACCGGGTAGCGAAGACCAAGTCGATTTGGTTTACAACGTTAAAGAAGCCAACTCGGGTAGTATCAACTTTGGTGTTGGTTATGGTACCGAATCAGGTATCAGCTTCCAAGTTGGTCTACAGCAAGATAACTTTGCCGGTAGTGGTAACCGCGTAGGTATTAACGCGATGATGAACGACTACCAGAAAAACATCAGCTTAGACTACCGTGATCCATACTGGAACCTCGATGGCGTCAGCCTTGGTGGTAAGATCTTCTACAATCAGTTTGAAGCATCTGAAGCGAACATTGTCGACTATACCAACGAAAGTTATGGTGCGAGCTTAACTTGGGGCTTCCCATTCGATGAGCTAAACCGTTTTGAATTTGGTGTGGGCTTAACCCATAACAAGATCGGTAACGTACCAACATACGACCAAGCGCAGTTGTTTGCACAAAGTATCGGCCAACCGAACGGCGATATTATTACCAACGATTTTGATGTTAACGTCTCATGGACACGTAACAACCTAAACCGTGGTTACTTCCCAACGGCTGGTAACTATCAACGTGCCTTTGCTAAAGCGACCGTACCAAGCTCTGATGCGCAGTACTTCAAGCTGCAATATGATGTTAGACAATATGTGCCGCTAACCAAGAAACATGAATTCACCTTACTGATGCGTGGTCGTTTAGGCTACGGTAATGGTTATGGCAAAACAGATGGTAACGATAACTTGTTCCCATTCTATGAAAACTACTACGCAGGTGGCTTTACTACACTACGTGGTTTCCGTTCCAATAGTGCAGGCCCGAAAGCGGTTTACACGGTTAACGGCAACCCAGGAAGTTGTAATACAGACTCTTGTTTGACCGCAACTGATGACTCAGTGGGTGGTAACGCAATCGCATTGGCAAGTATGGAGCTGATTGTCCCAACTCCGTTTGTTTCGGATGACTTTAGAAGTCAGATTCGTACCAGTATGTTTGTCGACGCAGCAAGTGTTTGGGATACAGAATTTGTCTATGATCCTAAATACGCTGGCGATCGTTACTACTTAGATTACTCTGATCCAACTAACTACCGCGCATCTTACGGTGCTGCGCTACAGTGGATGTCTCCAATGGGGCCGTTAGTCTTCTCGATTGCGAAACCAATTAAATCTTACGAAGGTGATGATGAAGAGTTCTTCACTTTCACCATCGGCAGAACCTTCTAA
- the dnaE gene encoding DNA polymerase III subunit alpha: MSDPKFIHLRVHSDFSMVDGLSKVPPLVKKVAELGMPAMALTDFTNLCGLVKFYGTAHGCGIKPIIGADFVMQSPEFGDELTKLTVIAADNVGYKNLTLLISKAYLRGHVQHQPVIDKEWLAELSEGVIVLSGAKSGEIGKALLKGNQKVVEQCVEFYQTHFPDRFYLELVRTGRADEETYLHFALELAEQHDLPVVATNDVVILDETLFDAHEIRVAIHDGYTLEDPRRPKNYSAQQYLRTEEEMCELFSDIPEALENSVEIAKRCNVTVRLGEYFLPAFPTEGMEETEFLVKKSEEGLEERLEFLFPDPAVRAERRPEYDDRLKIELGVINNMGFPGYFLIVMEFIQWSKDNAIPVGPGRGSGAGSLVAYALKITDLDPLEYDLLFERFLNPERVSMPDFDVDFCMDKRDQVIDHVAEMYGRDAVSQIITFGTMAAKAVIRDVGRVLGHGFGFVDRISKLVPPDPGMTLEKAFKAEPALPELYENDEEIKELIDMCRILEGCTRNAGKHAGGVVISPTTITDFAPIYADAEGHFPVTQFDKNDVETAGLVKFDFLGLRTLTIIDWALGLINPRLEKEGKDPVAIESIPLEDQASFNLLQNSETTAVFQLESRGMKELIKRLQPDCFEDIIALVALFRPGPLQSGMVDNFIDRKHGREAVSYPDEQWQHESLKEILEPTYGIILYQEQVMQIAQVLSGYTLGGADMLRRAMGKKKPEEMAKQRATFEEGAVANGVDGELAMKIFDLVEKFAGYGFNKSHSAAYALVSYQTLWLKTHFPAEFMAAVMTADMDNTEKVVGLVDECFRMKLKVLPPDINAGLYRFNVDEDGAIVYGIGAIKGVGEGPIDAILEARNKDGHFKDLFDFCARIDLKKVNKRVIEKLIYAGALDRLGPHRAAMMASLNDAVKSASQHHQAEAFGQTDLFGVLTEAPEEVEHKYTKVEPWPEKVWLEGERDTLGLYLTGHPINAYIKELGKYTSCRLKDATPTRRDQSVTVAGLVIAARVMTTKRGTRIGIMTLDDRSGRMEVMLFSDALDRYAELLEKDKILVVSGQVSFDDFNGGLKMSAREVMDLGTAREKYARGLSVSIDQSQINDRFFERFSQILEPHRAGSVPVHVYYQRSDARARLTLGTEWRVTPSDALLDDLKQLLGKGQVELEFN; this comes from the coding sequence ATGTCAGACCCTAAGTTTATCCACCTTCGAGTTCATAGTGACTTTTCCATGGTCGATGGCCTTTCAAAAGTGCCACCCTTGGTTAAGAAAGTGGCCGAGTTGGGCATGCCTGCGATGGCGCTGACTGACTTTACTAACTTATGTGGTCTAGTGAAGTTTTATGGCACCGCCCACGGTTGTGGCATCAAGCCGATCATAGGTGCTGACTTCGTGATGCAATCACCTGAGTTTGGTGATGAGCTGACTAAGCTGACCGTGATTGCAGCAGATAACGTCGGTTATAAGAACCTGACTTTACTGATCTCAAAAGCCTACCTACGAGGCCACGTTCAGCATCAACCAGTGATTGATAAAGAGTGGCTGGCTGAGCTCTCCGAAGGGGTGATTGTACTTTCCGGGGCTAAGAGTGGTGAAATAGGTAAAGCGCTATTGAAAGGTAACCAGAAAGTTGTCGAGCAGTGCGTTGAGTTCTACCAAACCCATTTTCCAGACCGTTTCTACCTTGAATTGGTTCGTACTGGCAGAGCCGATGAAGAAACTTACCTTCACTTTGCGTTAGAGCTGGCAGAGCAACATGACTTACCCGTTGTAGCCACCAATGATGTGGTGATTCTTGATGAGACACTGTTTGATGCGCACGAGATTCGTGTTGCGATTCATGATGGTTATACACTAGAAGATCCTCGTCGACCAAAAAACTACAGCGCTCAGCAATATCTTCGTACTGAAGAGGAGATGTGCGAGCTATTCTCAGACATCCCTGAAGCATTAGAAAATAGTGTAGAGATTGCTAAGCGTTGTAACGTGACAGTCCGTTTGGGTGAATACTTCCTACCTGCATTCCCAACCGAAGGGATGGAAGAAACCGAGTTCTTGGTTAAAAAGTCTGAAGAAGGTCTGGAAGAGCGACTAGAGTTCTTGTTCCCTGATCCGGCGGTACGTGCAGAAAGACGACCTGAATACGATGATCGTCTTAAAATTGAACTGGGAGTAATCAATAACATGGGATTCCCAGGTTACTTCTTGATCGTAATGGAGTTCATCCAGTGGTCAAAAGATAACGCCATCCCTGTAGGCCCAGGCCGTGGTTCAGGTGCCGGTTCTTTGGTGGCTTACGCGTTAAAAATCACCGACCTCGACCCACTAGAATACGATCTTCTGTTTGAGCGATTCCTTAACCCAGAACGTGTTTCCATGCCCGATTTCGATGTCGACTTCTGTATGGATAAACGTGACCAAGTAATTGATCACGTTGCAGAAATGTATGGTCGTGATGCGGTATCGCAGATCATTACTTTCGGTACTATGGCAGCGAAGGCGGTAATTCGTGACGTAGGCCGCGTACTTGGTCATGGTTTCGGCTTTGTTGATCGTATCTCGAAACTGGTTCCGCCAGATCCGGGCATGACGCTAGAAAAAGCATTCAAAGCAGAACCTGCACTGCCTGAGCTGTACGAAAACGACGAAGAAATTAAAGAGCTGATTGATATGTGTCGCATCCTAGAAGGGTGTACACGTAACGCAGGTAAGCACGCGGGTGGTGTTGTAATATCGCCAACCACTATCACAGACTTTGCGCCGATTTATGCTGATGCGGAAGGTCACTTCCCGGTGACTCAGTTCGATAAAAACGACGTTGAAACCGCGGGTCTGGTTAAGTTTGACTTCTTGGGCTTACGTACGCTGACCATTATTGACTGGGCGCTGGGCTTGATTAACCCACGCTTAGAGAAGGAAGGCAAAGACCCAGTAGCCATTGAGTCTATCCCATTGGAAGACCAAGCTTCTTTCAATTTGTTGCAAAACTCAGAAACCACCGCGGTATTCCAGCTTGAATCGCGTGGTATGAAAGAGCTGATCAAACGCCTTCAACCAGACTGTTTTGAAGACATTATCGCATTGGTTGCTCTGTTCCGTCCGGGGCCGCTTCAATCAGGCATGGTAGATAACTTCATCGACCGTAAACATGGACGCGAGGCGGTTTCTTACCCAGATGAACAGTGGCAGCACGAATCACTGAAAGAGATTCTAGAGCCAACCTACGGCATTATCCTCTATCAGGAGCAGGTAATGCAGATCGCTCAGGTTCTTTCGGGCTATACGCTTGGTGGCGCAGATATGCTTCGTCGTGCGATGGGTAAGAAAAAGCCAGAAGAGATGGCTAAGCAGCGTGCGACGTTTGAAGAAGGTGCGGTCGCCAACGGCGTAGATGGCGAATTGGCGATGAAGATCTTCGACTTGGTAGAAAAATTCGCAGGTTACGGCTTCAACAAATCGCACTCGGCAGCATACGCACTGGTTTCTTATCAAACGCTGTGGCTCAAAACTCACTTCCCTGCGGAATTTATGGCTGCGGTAATGACCGCAGATATGGATAACACTGAGAAAGTCGTCGGTCTGGTCGATGAGTGTTTCCGTATGAAACTCAAAGTTCTGCCGCCAGATATCAACGCAGGTTTGTATCGCTTTAATGTCGATGAAGATGGGGCGATTGTTTACGGTATCGGTGCTATCAAAGGGGTAGGTGAAGGCCCAATCGATGCCATTCTTGAAGCGCGTAATAAAGACGGCCACTTTAAAGACCTATTCGATTTCTGTGCTCGCATCGACCTGAAAAAGGTTAATAAGCGAGTCATTGAGAAACTCATCTACGCCGGCGCACTGGATCGCCTTGGTCCACACCGCGCAGCAATGATGGCTTCACTGAACGATGCGGTAAAATCGGCGAGCCAACATCACCAAGCAGAAGCCTTTGGTCAAACCGATCTGTTTGGTGTATTGACCGAAGCACCTGAAGAAGTTGAGCACAAATATACCAAAGTTGAACCTTGGCCGGAAAAAGTGTGGCTTGAAGGTGAGCGCGATACTTTGGGCCTTTATTTGACCGGGCACCCAATAAATGCCTACATAAAGGAACTTGGTAAGTACACCAGTTGTCGACTAAAAGACGCAACACCAACCAGACGGGATCAAAGTGTCACTGTCGCGGGTCTGGTCATTGCGGCTCGTGTGATGACCACTAAGCGTGGAACGCGCATTGGTATTATGACACTGGATGATCGAAGCGGGCGTATGGAGGTGATGTTATTCTCCGATGCGTTAGATCGATATGCAGAATTGTTAGAAAAAGATAAAATTTTGGTTGTTTCTGGACAGGTCAGCTTTGATGATTTCAATGGTGGTCTTAAAATGTCCGCGCGCGAGGTTATGGATCTCGGGACTGCTCGTGAAAAATATGCACGGGGATTATCAGTTTCCATCGATCAATCTCAAATCAATGACCGATTTTTTGAGCGTTTTAGTCAAATACTAGAGCCTCATCGGGCGGGGAGCGTTCCTGTCCATGTATACTACCAACGCTCTGATGCACGAGCGCGTTTGACGTTGGGTACAGAATGGCGAGTGACGCCAAGTGACGCATTATTAGATGATTTAAAACAACTACTTGGGAAAGGCCAGGTAGAACTCGAATTTAACTAA
- a CDS encoding OmpH family outer membrane protein → MNKTIKAAGLGLLVMTSSFFANAAEAAQKIGYVNTAQVFQALPQREVVAQKLQDEFKDKSAELQAIQAKGKSKVEKLKRDGELMSQDDIDKLRLEIGQLENELKLKAQSFEKLRQRRQAEEEQKLFKTIQDAINKVAEKKGFDMVLEQQAVRFSKPENDISKAVIDSLK, encoded by the coding sequence GTGAATAAAACAATTAAAGCGGCTGGTCTTGGCCTTCTAGTAATGACGTCTTCTTTCTTTGCTAATGCTGCTGAAGCTGCGCAGAAAATTGGTTATGTAAACACTGCTCAAGTATTCCAAGCTCTTCCACAACGTGAAGTGGTAGCGCAAAAGCTACAAGATGAGTTCAAAGACAAATCTGCAGAGCTTCAAGCGATTCAAGCTAAAGGTAAAAGCAAGGTTGAAAAGCTAAAGCGTGATGGCGAACTAATGAGCCAAGATGATATCGACAAGCTACGTCTAGAAATTGGTCAATTAGAGAATGAACTTAAGCTAAAAGCTCAGTCTTTCGAAAAGCTAAGACAGCGTCGCCAAGCAGAAGAAGAGCAAAAACTGTTTAAAACAATTCAAGATGCAATTAACAAGGTTGCTGAGAAAAAAGGCTTTGATATGGTTCTAGAGCAACAAGCAGTACGCTTCTCTAAGCCAGAAAACGATATTTCTAAAGCTGTAATTGACTCACTAAAATAA